In one Conger conger chromosome 5, fConCon1.1, whole genome shotgun sequence genomic region, the following are encoded:
- the LOC133127962 gene encoding osteocrin-like has translation MLGCGCALVSYLLTVTLLLSASDGLRATPVASKCPDSGAVEDSRSWRQTGESSASRPTGRLPPLEHAGSATESRRRRTFPGANAPLDRLSVGRMDMRGKKRKEVESVRRRLSPPIDRIGMGRLPSSRQG, from the exons atgcTGGGCTGTGGGTGTGCGTTGGTCTCCTATCTCCTCACTGTGACTCTGCTCCTTAGCGCTTCTGACGGCCTCCGAGCAACCCCAGTGGCCTcaaag TGTCCGGACAGCGGAGCGGTGGAGGACTCCCGCTCGTGGAGGCAGACAGGGGAGAGTTCGGCCAGCAGGcccacaggcagactcccaccGCTGGAGCACGCGGGGAGCGCGACAGAgtccaggaggaggaggaccttTCCGGGGGCCAACGCCCCGCTGGACCGCCTGTCTGTAGGCAGAATGGACATGAGGGGTAAAAAGAG GAAGGAGGTGGAATCGGTGAGGAGGCGACTAAGCCCTCCCATTGACCGGATTGGGATGGGCCGCCTCCCCAGCAGCAGACAGGGCTGA